The genomic interval GGTCACAGTGCGGGCGCATGGAAGCAGCGAGCGCAGGCAGCGCCCCGGGCAGCAACAAGCCGTGGGCCTTGGTCACGGGCGGTAGCCGCGGCATCGGCGCCGCCATCAGCAAGGCGCTGGCCCAGGCCGGGCACCCCATTCTGCTGAACTACCGGAGCAATGACGCGGCGGCCGAAGCCGTGAAGGCCGAGATCGAGCGTGAGGGCGGGCGCGTGCGCCTGTTGCGCTTCGACGTGGTGGACCGCGAGGCGGCCTTCGCTGCCATCGACGCGCTGGTCGACGAGGGGCTGCCCATCGGCGTGCTGGTGAACAACGCGGGCGTGTCGGCCGACAACGCGTTCCCCATGATGACCCCCGAGCAGTGGGACCCCATCATGCGCGTCAACCTGGACGGCTTCTACAACGTCACGCAGAAGCTGGTCATGCCCATGATCCGCCTGCGCAAGGGGCGCATCATCAACATCTCGAGCGTGAGCGGCGTCATCGGCAACCGCGGCCAGGTGAACTACAGCGCGGCC from Sandaracinaceae bacterium carries:
- the fabG gene encoding 3-oxoacyl-ACP reductase FabG, yielding MEAASAGSAPGSNKPWALVTGGSRGIGAAISKALAQAGHPILLNYRSNDAAAEAVKAEIEREGGRVRLLRFDVVDREAAFAAIDALVDEGLPIGVLVNNAGVSADNAFPMMTPEQWDPIMRVNLDGFYNVTQKLVMPMIRLRKGRIINISSVSGVIGNRGQVNYSAAKAGLIGATKALAIECAKRGVTVNAVAPGLIETDMVVDAPLDIIKKHIPMRRFGQPEEVAALVAFLASDAAGYITGQVISISGGL